The Urbifossiella limnaea genome has a window encoding:
- a CDS encoding DUF4394 domain-containing protein, producing the protein MARFARNLLSPEQLEAREVPATAFALGSGAFADTLFRFDTATPATLSVGIPVTGLDAGYSLVGTDFRPADGVLYGLATNADNAQLYTIDPNTGAATPVAAAFAVTGISTATKFGVDFNPTADRLRVVTNLASDGVGGTTNNFRVNPNDGTLVAIDADLDYTGLAGGFADGPEVAVAYTNNDTDTATGTALFGLISGTNALVSNTLNAPSFNTLTSIGALGFDTDANTGFDIYGTANTAVAILNTAGVSSLYTVNLTTGAATVVGLVGLGAITFQDVSVAPPAVPTLASGQTTGSVTLLNPTQYGTDAGQLTVGSSVPGPTAGATANTRTATGDVNGDGVADYILVTGPGTPIRVSVTSGVDGTTQLVAPFDPFGGNFTGGGYVSAVDFDGPVGTTGADGKAEFVVTPDQGGGPRVSIFTFAGIGAAPTVRANFFGIDDPNFRGGARSAVAYLNADAIPELVVVAGFGGGPRTAIFDGTSLFGTPTRLVNDFFAFPGTDATTLRNGVFVAASDINGDGTDDLVFGGGPGGAPRVFILDGAQVAAGNVAATQAAPIANFFVGGNTTDRGGVRLAYANLDADSKGDLVVGSGEGSPAKVRAYLGKNFTSTAEPTTFQDIDLFGGGALAGGVFVG; encoded by the coding sequence ATGGCTCGCTTCGCTCGTAACCTCCTCTCCCCCGAGCAGTTAGAAGCCCGCGAGGTTCCGGCAACCGCGTTCGCGCTCGGCTCCGGAGCGTTCGCCGACACGCTGTTCCGCTTCGACACAGCCACCCCGGCCACCCTGAGCGTCGGCATCCCGGTCACCGGGCTGGACGCCGGGTACAGCCTCGTCGGCACAGACTTCCGCCCGGCCGACGGCGTGCTGTACGGCCTGGCCACGAACGCCGACAACGCCCAGCTGTACACCATCGACCCGAACACCGGCGCGGCCACGCCCGTCGCCGCGGCGTTCGCCGTCACCGGCATCAGCACCGCGACCAAGTTCGGCGTCGACTTCAACCCGACGGCCGACCGGCTGCGGGTGGTCACCAACCTGGCCAGCGACGGGGTCGGCGGCACCACCAACAACTTCCGCGTCAACCCGAACGACGGCACCCTGGTCGCCATCGACGCCGACCTGGACTACACCGGCCTGGCCGGCGGCTTCGCCGACGGGCCGGAGGTGGCCGTCGCCTACACCAACAACGACACCGACACCGCCACCGGCACCGCCCTGTTCGGCCTTATCAGCGGCACCAACGCCCTGGTGTCGAACACGCTGAACGCCCCGTCGTTCAACACCCTCACGTCGATCGGCGCCCTCGGCTTCGACACCGACGCCAACACCGGGTTCGACATCTACGGCACCGCCAACACGGCCGTGGCCATCCTCAACACGGCCGGCGTGTCGAGCCTGTACACCGTGAACCTCACGACCGGGGCGGCCACGGTGGTCGGGCTGGTCGGCCTCGGCGCCATCACCTTCCAGGACGTGTCGGTGGCCCCGCCCGCGGTCCCGACGCTGGCCAGCGGCCAGACCACCGGGTCGGTCACCCTGTTGAACCCGACGCAATACGGCACCGACGCCGGGCAGCTGACCGTCGGCAGCTCCGTCCCCGGCCCGACCGCCGGCGCCACCGCGAACACGCGCACGGCCACCGGCGACGTGAACGGCGACGGCGTCGCCGACTACATCCTCGTGACCGGGCCGGGCACGCCGATCCGCGTGTCGGTGACCAGCGGCGTGGACGGCACGACGCAGCTGGTGGCGCCGTTCGACCCGTTCGGCGGCAACTTCACCGGCGGCGGGTACGTGTCGGCCGTCGACTTCGACGGCCCGGTCGGGACGACCGGGGCCGACGGCAAGGCCGAGTTCGTCGTGACGCCGGACCAGGGCGGCGGCCCGCGGGTGAGCATCTTCACCTTCGCCGGCATCGGCGCCGCCCCGACCGTGCGGGCCAACTTCTTCGGCATCGACGACCCGAACTTCCGCGGCGGCGCCCGCTCGGCGGTGGCCTACCTGAACGCCGACGCGATCCCCGAACTGGTCGTGGTGGCCGGGTTCGGCGGCGGCCCGCGCACGGCGATCTTCGACGGCACCAGCCTGTTCGGCACACCGACCCGGTTGGTGAACGACTTCTTCGCCTTCCCCGGCACCGACGCCACGACGCTGCGGAACGGCGTGTTCGTGGCCGCCAGCGACATCAACGGCGACGGGACCGACGACCTGGTGTTCGGCGGCGGCCCGGGCGGCGCCCCGCGGGTGTTCATCCTGGACGGCGCGCAGGTGGCGGCCGGGAACGTGGCCGCCACGCAGGCCGCGCCGATCGCCAACTTCTTCGTGGGCGGTAACACGACCGACCGCGGCGGCGTGCGGCTGGCCTACGCCAACCTCGACGCCGACAGCAAGGGCGACCTGGTGGTCGGCAGCGGCGAGGGTTCGCCGGCGAAGGTGAGGGCGTACCTGGGCAAGAACTTCACCAGCACTGCCGAGCCGACGACGTTCCAGGACATCGACCTGTTCGGCGGCGGCGCTCTGGCCGGCGGCGTGTTCGTGGGCTGA